A stretch of Corallococcus macrosporus DNA encodes these proteins:
- a CDS encoding glycoside hydrolase family 16 protein has protein sequence MATRTGRTAVWALVAGLTACVGAPKREEGVARQDDGWVQVWADEFNGTQVDPDNWILKTDVHVNNEQQQYTTSPDNVSVSGGTLKLTARMQTANGYPFTSGRVESAGKREFTHGRVEARIKLPVGVGLWPAFWMLGNDIHTAGWPACGELDIMENVGYGDWVSVALHGPGYSGNTPINGRFYPRTPVSEWHEYRVETSPQAIHWYIDGERVKTTTREEVERHGAWAYDKPLFIILNFAVGGGYPEGVNKAKEPYFGVPQATADLLRQGPQTMEVDWVRVSEKR, from the coding sequence ATGGCGACGAGAACCGGCAGGACGGCGGTGTGGGCGCTGGTGGCGGGGCTGACGGCGTGCGTGGGGGCACCGAAGCGCGAGGAAGGCGTGGCCCGCCAGGACGACGGCTGGGTCCAGGTTTGGGCGGACGAGTTCAACGGCACGCAGGTGGATCCGGACAACTGGATCCTCAAGACCGACGTGCACGTGAACAACGAGCAGCAGCAGTACACGACGTCACCGGACAACGTGTCGGTGAGCGGTGGCACGTTGAAGCTCACGGCGCGGATGCAGACGGCCAATGGCTATCCGTTCACGTCGGGCCGGGTGGAGAGCGCGGGCAAGCGCGAGTTCACGCACGGACGCGTCGAGGCGCGCATCAAGCTGCCGGTCGGCGTGGGGCTCTGGCCGGCGTTCTGGATGCTGGGCAATGACATCCACACGGCGGGGTGGCCCGCGTGCGGTGAGCTCGACATCATGGAGAACGTTGGCTACGGCGACTGGGTGTCGGTCGCGTTGCATGGGCCGGGCTACAGCGGCAACACGCCCATCAACGGCCGCTTCTATCCGCGCACGCCGGTGAGCGAGTGGCACGAGTACCGCGTGGAGACGTCGCCCCAGGCCATCCACTGGTACATCGACGGCGAGCGCGTGAAGACGACGACGCGCGAGGAGGTGGAGCGCCACGGCGCGTGGGCCTACGACAAGCCCCTGTTCATCATCCTCAACTTCGCGGTGGGCGGCGGCTACCCGGAGGGCGTCAACAAGGCGAAGGAGCCGTACTTCGGCGTGCCGCAAGCCACCGCGGACCTGCTCCGCCAGGGTCCCCAGACGATGGAAGTGGACTGGGTGCGCGTCTCCGAAAAACGCTGA
- a CDS encoding AAA family ATPase, giving the protein MAVTVLVVSGPMGAGKTTLAQGLARRFGALHLPSEGLLRKHGGDGSRRSRQELVVTLDRETGGRWLAKEVLAALHGQGLDASHPVGRVPRLIIVDAASSEAQLDSLRASPGLRVVHVHLDAPEPEQALRFARQRSRVRHKATALATVEEAAPHAEQPPRAPHAGPALALVEAAGPRADQPPRHRHEGMATAPVEAARAPHAEQPPRHRHEGMATAPVEAARAPRAEQPPRDRHEGTAAAAIEAALAHRVEQPSCAAPRIAEQDRFEAAWAHPAERAVHALASLAELVVDTARTPPDAVLVRVASRLGLYGRPGERLVDLIVPGPHGDVDTRPLTAQLVPHYDVLLRLGMAPVPSREELEDAFAQGHRVLIESAGPAASVCLAAAGIAPGRVRRTVMVCLSEGSAFDWVRLREAASLNGPTDLALVLMGDLAATNWAARRFDQLTDAARHHLEELERVAGAPVSFLAPSPQARHLIERRPW; this is encoded by the coding sequence ATGGCGGTCACGGTGCTGGTGGTGTCGGGGCCCATGGGCGCGGGGAAGACGACCCTCGCGCAGGGGCTCGCGCGGCGGTTCGGCGCCCTGCATCTCCCCTCGGAGGGCCTCCTGCGGAAGCATGGCGGTGACGGTTCCCGGCGCTCGCGCCAGGAGCTGGTCGTCACGCTGGACCGGGAGACGGGGGGACGCTGGCTGGCGAAGGAAGTGCTCGCGGCCCTGCATGGGCAGGGCCTGGATGCGTCCCACCCCGTGGGCAGAGTCCCCAGGCTGATCATCGTGGACGCCGCGAGCAGCGAGGCACAACTGGACAGCCTGCGCGCAAGCCCGGGGCTCCGCGTGGTGCATGTCCACCTGGATGCGCCCGAGCCGGAGCAGGCCCTGCGCTTCGCGCGGCAGCGTTCGCGCGTCAGGCACAAGGCCACGGCGCTGGCCACCGTCGAAGAGGCAGCACCTCACGCCGAGCAGCCTCCGCGCGCTCCGCACGCGGGCCCGGCGCTGGCCCTTGTCGAAGCGGCAGGGCCTCGCGCCGACCAGCCTCCGCGACACAGGCATGAGGGCATGGCGACAGCCCCCGTCGAAGCGGCCAGAGCACCTCACGCTGAGCAGCCTCCGCGACACAGGCATGAGGGCATGGCGACAGCCCCCGTCGAAGCGGCCAGAGCACCTCGCGCTGAGCAGCCTCCGCGCGACAGGCATGAGGGCACGGCGGCAGCCGCCATCGAAGCTGCCTTGGCACATCGCGTGGAGCAGCCTTCATGCGCTGCGCCTCGAATTGCGGAGCAGGACCGCTTCGAGGCGGCCTGGGCGCATCCCGCCGAGCGTGCGGTGCACGCACTCGCATCCCTGGCGGAGCTCGTGGTCGACACGGCGCGGACTCCGCCCGATGCGGTGCTCGTGCGGGTGGCCAGCCGGCTTGGGCTCTACGGCCGGCCCGGTGAACGGCTCGTGGACCTCATCGTCCCGGGCCCCCATGGCGACGTGGACACGCGCCCGCTCACGGCGCAGCTCGTGCCCCACTACGATGTGCTGCTCCGGCTGGGGATGGCACCGGTGCCCTCGCGCGAGGAACTGGAGGACGCCTTCGCCCAGGGACACCGCGTGCTCATCGAGAGTGCCGGGCCAGCGGCGAGCGTGTGCCTCGCGGCGGCGGGCATCGCGCCAGGCCGGGTGCGGCGGACCGTCATGGTGTGCCTCTCCGAGGGCAGCGCGTTCGACTGGGTGCGGCTGCGAGAAGCCGCATCCCTCAACGGCCCCACGGACCTGGCGCTCGTGCTCATGGGCGACCTGGCCGCGACCAACTGGGCCGCCCGGCGCTTCGACCAGCTCACCGACGCGGCCCGGCATCACCTGGAGGAACTGGAGCGCGTCGCGGGTGCGCCCGTGTCGTTCCTCGCCCCGTCGCCCCAGGCCCGCCACCTCATTGAACGACGGCCCTGGTGA